Within the Salvia hispanica cultivar TCC Black 2014 chromosome 4, UniMelb_Shisp_WGS_1.0, whole genome shotgun sequence genome, the region ACTTGCACCCGCTTTCCTCCAGCGCCCCAGCCACCTCCCTCATCTGCGCCTTCGACAGCGCCGTTCTGCTCCCGAAGCTGATGTACACCACTGATTCTGCCGCCTGCTCGTCTAGCCACGGGAGCTCGTGACACTACAAAAATTGAGACTAgcgtttgaatttttttaaaaaataaccatAATTTAGAACGCAAAAGTATCCTCATCCGATTTTTTTAGTTACGGTTTTTGATCTCTGAAACGGCGGCAGCGGCCCCACCGGAAGTAGGTGTTTAAGTACTCCCTTTGCGCGAAGAGCCTCGATCGCTTCCGGCTCTAGAGAGGAAAATGTGTTGATCATAACACCCTTTGTATGTTGCAGCACCGCAACGTTTTCGATGATGTTGGCGGAGAAGAAGTGGTTGGGGTCGAGCATGGGCGGAGGAATGCTCGAGACGGGGATTGGAACTATATTAGGGATTTCGATTTGGCTGTTGAGGGGAGGTGGTAGGTGAGAGAGGGAGGTCATGAGAGAGAAGAATCTGGCGGAGGAGGTGATGAGTGTGTAGACGGGGAGGGATAGGAGGTGGAGGAGTCGGCTGAGGATGGGGAAGTCGACGATGGCGGCGGAGAGAGGCGGGGAGAGGGAAGAGAGCAAGGGCGGGAGGAGATGGACGGAGTTGCCGACGCGTTCCATTTGGATGAAGAAAGGATCTTCGTTGATTAGTTGGGATTTGGTGTGAGGGAGGAGATGGAATTCGAGGCGTTTGATGCGCGGGAATGTGGCGAAGAAGTCGGAGAGGTAATCCGACTCGGCGCTGCTCACGGTGGGCTCAACGGTGATGATTGTGGCGGCTGCACCGCGGGAGTGGAGGTCGGCGGCGAGGCGGAGAAATGGGATCAGGTGGCCCATGCCGGCGCAGGGGAAGAGAGCTAGGTGTGGGGCTGCCGAGTTGCTCATTTTCACTATAAATTATGGTAAAtgatttgtgaatttataaattacaatatcttcacttttatttatgcGAGTTGGGTAGTATGATTGGTGTATATTGTAGTACCTTCAATTTCCATTATTATTATGCTAAGTTAGGTAGTATGATTGGTGCATCGCTCACCATGACTTTTATCTTTACAATAATTACTTTAGCTggcactacaaaaaaaaaaaaagttgttttgCAAGCACCAAAATGCTCGCAAATAACCAAATATGCTCGCAAAATGTCATTTTACAAGCACTTTGCGAGTACGAAGGGTGCTTCCCATTTCGCTCGTAGCAAAAGTTGCAAGTTTTAGCAAGCACATGCTGAAAAATTGCAAGCACAATGACCGGTGCTCGCAAAATGGCTTGCAAAACCTAGTGGTCGAATTATTACTTTGCAAGCAACTGTTTTGCTCGCAAATTTGCTGAAACTTCTTTTGTGCTTGCAATGTGcttgaaaaataattccaCTTTCTGAGCTGTGCTTGCAAActgagtactatttttttcctgaaaattctgtaattttttaatttattattttttttttcaaattaataatagggtatattttttaaaaattatatgaaattaatcaaaagaatgacaaaatttaaattctacataaaattaaaaatattgttttacaCTTCAAACCAAACGAATGATTTGAATATTCCAAAATGATAACTGTCACTGTTTCATAACTTGCACACCATGAAActagaatagaaaaaaaaacctccCTTTTCTTCCATAAACATAGAAGTCAAACCTAACACTCCCTAAATCTATGcacttcttctcctcctctcttGAACTTGTTGACTACGGACCAGCTCCAGCAATTTTTTGATTTCCTGCTGCATTGACAGAAATACTCATATTAACATAATCTaggtttaggaccaaaaagatACTTGCTTCATATGTGGCTCCATAATTTCACTGAGATCAAGGAAACTCTCAAGAAATTAATACATATAGCATGCATAAAAGCAGACAATGCAGACCCTagtaaataaaactaataacaCAATGTGTAGGCTGCCAAAATCAGAAAGTTTAAGATCAATTTTCTGGGTCAGAATGGTAGTTAAAGAAATCACACACACTCAAAGCATATTCATTCATTAGGCAGAAACATGAATTTTGCAAATGAGAAATGGTAGAGTTAGGAGATATACCTATTACCAACTTCAAAATGAAATCTCCCCTGAGAACTAAAATCAGTGagctcaaaaatcaaatttggttTCTACCACACATAAATCTCAGTAAATCAAAAGCTTTTGCAACTTATAAACTTCAAAACGATGTTTATATTCCAACAGGAATGGAATCTTACCCCTTTGAAAACTTCTCCAAGTTTTTCACATCGTTACAATTCACACAGAAGTAAACAAATCtgcaaatgaagaaaatacataaaaaaaatacaattaaaagtgaaatctCCAAAATCCAAATTGGAAATAactaagaaattgaaaatctaACCATAATTTCACCTAGAAATCAGATAAGTGTGTAAACCGATTGAGGATTTTGTAGTATTCACACAGTTGGCAGCCCCTAATCAATGAGAAACGAGGTGAGTTGATTTTATTGGGTTAGTTATATAACTTTGTGCCCTGTAACAGAAGCACAAATATGCAACATGATATATTTTACACTCCATTTTTATGTACAATCACATGAAGATATGAGATCAATACTAATGTGTTTGTTATGATTGTGAGAAACAACACATAAACATAGCTGGAACAATAGTGAATCTCCTTCAATAATCAATACCTATATTTATGGTTCTGTTTCTTAACTCTTCTTATAAAATCTAATCAAGCTTTCTATTCCAGTCAAAATTTTGACTAGAGAGGGGTTTAACAATGAACGGATGACTGTAAAAAAGTATAATTGTAAGTGAGCAGTGAGCAATCCATAGCTAACATATAGCTAAACGTCACCTCCCTATTTCTCAATATTGTTTAATGTATGGTTAACTCAATGACCTAATGCTACTAATGATTTAATTTCCAGTTTACAATGTAAAGAGTAAACAACATCAAATGAACATCACAATTGCATCGAACTCAATGCAATCTCAATCACGAAAGCAGTTAACCAGCTCAACATTTCACTCAAATATGAAACACATATCTACATAATTCATTACAAAAGTCCAGAAGCAGTTCACTCACCAGAGTCTCGGCTTCACAGGATCTAGTTCACTCACACattaaatgcaacaaattatctcaaaatatttttcaaacaatctgaaaaaaaaagcaacaaCAAAAACGCTAGAATCGTGAATCTAGGtgataaataaagtagatCAGAAAAAAGCAAtctgaaaaaaatcaaaaacagaaaaagtaatctgaaaaaaatcaatgacGGAAATGCTGGAGAACTGGAGTCGAACATACCTGCTCTTCGAGAAGCTTTGCGCGGCAGCATTTGATCCTCCGATTGAATCTCGCCGCTGATAACTGTTCGAAGGCGCATGGATGAAATGAATCAGAGCGCAGCACATGGTTTAGTGAGAGATGATACGAGAGAGGGGAGGTTTAGGGTTTGTTTAGGGAGGGAGACTGGCGGTGAGAATTAGGCGGTGAGAAATTTTGAGAAGTATTTTCAGTGAAAGGTTTGCGGCCCATTATTTCACTGAGGAAGATGCATCTGGATAAgaattactagtagtaataattttgcaAGCACCATTAATTGTGCTGGCAAATCTGCAGGTAGGGAGCAAGCACAATTCGTTTACTAGAAAAGTATAGATGAAAAAACGCAATTTTGCAAGCACCACTAATTGTGCTCGCAAATCTGCGAGCAGTGTGGCAAGCACAATTCGCTTACTAGAAaactattgaaataaaaattaaattgttgtttGCGAGCACTAGTTGCTCGCAAAATAGCAAGCACAAGCCTTTTACTCACAATTTTGCTTGCAAATCTGCCAGAATTTTTGAGCACATATTGATTGTGCTTGTAAATATGTGCTTGCAAAcaagcatttttttttgtagtgtggATAAACTATGACAACGCGAACAATGAAAATACTATTAGCTCTCTCGTCGAATTTTTGCTGCCATGTGTTATTGCTATATGTTTATTAAGGACTCGGTTGATTCAAGATCGATTACATCCCAAAACACAAGAATCCATTTAAGTAGTTCTTAAAAACGTGTAGACATTGGGGCTGTGATACGATGTTGGTCGTATCGGAGAGAAGGGTCGATGGCGTGGGAGGCTCTGCGATCGACGTCTGCGTGCGGAGGTCTCCTCCGTCAAGCAGTTTGTTAGATTTTGAGagaaatgaaggaaaacaCAAACGTGGGAATGGCTAACTATAAATAACTAACTCTTTACTTAGTCTTGGACAAGGATTGGAGACCTCTTTATGCGAGGTGGTGGAGCATCGAGCGAAGGATCGATGATAGCTTCATCTGTAGAGTCATCTGCAGGCTCTTCTTCATGTGTTGGCGGAAGAGATGATGTTAGGTTCTTATCAACTCCCCCCCGATAGGATCatccttgtcctcaaggagaagaaaagaaaatcgaCTGGATAGGGAAGTGATCGTATCCCAGTTGAGCGACGGCTGATCGGCACTAGACCATTGTACTAAGGCCTTCCCCTTCTGTATCACTTCTGACTGCCGCAATGCTGCTGCCAAATCTGACAAAGCCTGAATGATTGGCGGCGACAGATCAGCCTGAACTACTGGTGGCTTGTCGGAATGTGTCGGGACTGAACCTGGTGGTGCAGCAACAATTTGGAACAGATCATGTCGGCCCTTATGTGATAGTAGAATGGCTAAGGCGTGAACAGAATTCTTGTGCGGTATAGATGAACAACCCCGTAGCACAACAAATGAGTCATCTCGGAAAAATTCCATAGTGTGTGTCGTATAATCATGTGTGACACGACCAAGTGATTCCAACCACTCCATGCCTAGAATGATGTCCGGACCATGAAAGTCCAAAATATGTAGatcaatttgaaataaatggcCTTGAAGATCGACCACGTACCGTCTCCTTGCTGACATGAGAACAAACTAAGGATGCACCATTACCGACATAAACACGAAAAGGTTTAATCTTAGTCAAAGAAAGACTTAGCTTTTCGGCGATGCGCGGATGTATAAAATCGTGGGAGCTTCCATTGTCAACCAAAATATTCATCGCCGATTCGTGGATTGTTCCCACAATATTAAAGGACTTCAGGTGTTGTCGGCCTTCGACGGCATTCAAGTGAGAAAGATCCGCTGTGGTACCATTATCATCCGGCAAATCACTCTCTAATGCAACCACAGCAACTTCATCAGCATCAACGCCCATGTAAGCCAAAAAATTATGGTTACACACATGACCTAGGGCCCACTTCTCCTCACAATACCAGCATAATCCTCGACGATAGCGATCTGCCTTCTCCGACGCAGAAAGGCGTACCACAGGCAATTTGCTGAGCTCTCGGAATTGGCCAGCTGATGGACGCGGACCTTGGGAAGAAGCTGCGTTTAGGTAATTTGGTGCAGGTGAAATACTGTTAGGAGCTCTCGATTCGCAGGGGATTGATGGATTTCTCTCAGAAGTGTAGGTCGACTGTTGGTGCTCCGGTCGACATGCCGATAATTCTTTAGCTAAGGCGAATGCAGCTGCCAAAGTCGACGGGCGGTGCAATTTTACTTCACGTTGCAGCGGCTGTTTAAGACCTGCAATGTAAATTGGCAGTAGAATATAATCTGGAACACCAGAGAGCTTGTTCTGCAATCTTTCAAACTCGAGCTGATAATCTGACACCGTGCCGGTTTGACACAATTTGACGATTAAACCAATATAACTCTCGTAACAGTCAGGATCAAAACGATAACGAACATCATTGAGAAAATCCTGCCAAGTAACAAAATCATTATTGGAACAATAATGCTTGATCCATTCAGCAGCCGGAGGGTCAAACAACGGAACCACATAATGCAATCTCTGAGCATCGGGCATCATCATATGGTCAAAATAATATTGGATTTTGAAAATCCAATTAGCGGTGTCGGTTCCATCGAAATGAGGAGGGTCCATCCGCACACTTTTATGTTGATCTGGTTGGTGATAACCGTGAAGAGGACGAGATGGTGTAGGATACCAACAAGATGTTGGACGTGGCCCCAGTGGAGTTGTACGATTTTGCCGATCAAAGGAAAAATTAGATAGTGGATTTTGCCAGGATTGTGTATGCGAAGGAGGAATTCGGAAGTTGCCGTGAAAATCCAAATCGGTGGTGGTGTGAAACTGATGAGTAGTGGGTGGTTGTGGAGGTTGAAAGCCTGAATGTAGTGGAAAGTTAGTGCCTTGAGAGGTTAAAAACGGTTGACGCTGAAATTGTGAATGAATAACCGCTGGTGGCAACGGTTGTTGCATCCAATGAACGTCAGGAGCAAGTGTGGAGAACGGAATAGCTAAGGCGGACAACGACACTGCAAACGGTGGATCGGTGTCAGGCCGCGGTGGAGGTCGATGATCAACTGTACGTCTGTCGGATACAGCCAGTCTCGCTTCCAACTTGgctattgttgacataatccAATCTAACTGACCAGTGGGGATAACTCCAGGGGCAGGAACAGCCACCGTAGGGATGTTCGTATCAGGCCGAGTATCATCAGTCTGCGGCAAACCGAGTTGTTCCCGGCTGGGGATGATCGGTATATTGTTTGGATTGGTAGCCATGAACACGTCAATGAAGGCACCAGATGATACGATGTTGGTcgtgttaggtttggtatactgaaaagcatgtttcgagcaagtttcgcgcgaatagaatcttgcttgtatacgtaaaactctacaatccacttttaacccgattcagtattattcgagcagtctcgcacgaatagaatcactattgttattacattgtgtttgcttgtgcatttataagatgttttacaaacatttaaatgcataagaagtaaacaaagtctaagtcttttgattagtagaccggttgtgggcgtcgtccactttaaggtaacacggtcagatctatgcaatgctttgcaaaagaaaagaagaatttcacaacctagataggcttagactacctatcgtgaaaggttgcaatgtcagaccgcatatttctaagccttaccgaaataagatgacattggtgtggtatagcactgaacggatctaacaaagcaagacgtgtctttatgctatctaatgaaagactaggtcttgataaaatattttttcttaatctacatatgttagtattgagcatacggtattgattatgcactactttgatttatcaaatggtgcgagtttttcgcaacccaataatcccgatatattgggtagtggtgattaatatctagcggtgctaggattgctattatgttgaatcgtgcgcgaggtgagtctcgtttgataatgtcctcaagaggagctcgaacaaggttttattattcgaaaaactggccagttggagtttattactctatgaataataaataaatgtttcttgctaagtccactcttggaattaataagatgttaattaattaagtccatagcagacattaattaataaatggacatttatatcttaagcgcgggaaatggggagagttcaatattacttttgtagtggctgctcgtaatattccaatataagcttgtattaaattgtggttcaatttaattagtaaaaagctaattgggggagcccatatccaaaaccttccatagatccctgtctgggcccaaaactATTTAGTTTCATCACGTATTAGTTATGGCATACGAGTTATGATTGNNNNNNNNNNcggtattgattatgcactactttgatttatcaaatggtgcgagggatttttcgcaacccaataatcctgatatattgggtagtggtgattaatatctagcggtgctaggattgctattatgttgaatcgtgcgcgaggtgagtctcgtttgataatgtcctcaagaggagctcgaacaaggttttattattcagaaaaactggccagttggagtttattactctatgaataataaataaatgtttcttgctaagtccactcttggaattaataagatgttaattaattaagtccatagcagacattaattaataaatggaCATTtgtatatcttaagcgcgggaaatggggagagttcaatattacttttgtagtggctgctcgtaatattccaatataagcttgtattaaattgtgggttcaatttaattagtaaaaagctaattgggggagcccatatccaaaaccttccatagatccctgtctgggcccaataaggaacttaatataaataggagaataaaggagaccaaaaaaaaaaaacacaattttatttcttgtagttttcgaatttttcgaaaatctccagcTGAGGAGAATTTCGAATTCTACtcctattcccaaaaggatttcttctgtcttctttatttgagtcctagtattttgataagatcagcccaccactgatatcgagatatagttcgggaaccagagagaagatctgtggtctagtatcgaagatcatcacgtggagaaggcgcaagcaatcgtcgattctttggagaatcaaatcggtaactctaaaccgtagaaatcatgtttaggagttattttctatgagcatgaattatttgcgttttaGCATGctattatctgtttaacatgtgaattgattaattgcataatcggtcaaatagatcctacgtctgatttatttgttttgtacaagtcttccgctgtgcaaggggcaccaaaccccagcaggTCGTATCGGAGAGAAGGGTCGACGGCGAGGGAGGCTCTGCGATCGACGTCTGCGTGCGGAGGTCTCCTCCGTCAAGCAGTTTGTTAGACTTTGAGagaaatgaaggaaaacaCAAACGTGGGAAATAGCTTCTCATTTATTATGGATATGATGACAAGTTCCCTTTTTTATACTCTAGGACCCTAGGGCGGTTCGACCTCATATCTCTCGGGAAAGAAccacaaagaaaacccgagaTAGAGCATGCTCGACTTCCTACTCTATTACATTAGATTAACACACATAACTAACTATAAATAACTAACTCTTTACTTAGTCTTGGACAAGGATTGGAGACCTCTTTATGCGAGGTGGTGGAGCATCGAGCGAAGGATC harbors:
- the LOC125218757 gene encoding uncharacterized protein LOC125218757 isoform X10, which translates into the protein MCCALIHFIHAPSNSYQRRDSIGGSNAAAQSFSKSRFVYFCVNCNDVKNLEKFSKGGDFILKLVIAGNQKIAGAGP
- the LOC125218757 gene encoding uncharacterized protein LOC125218757 isoform X4 — translated: MCCALIHFIHAPSNSYQRRDSIGGSNAAAQSFSKSRFVYFCVNCNDVKNLEKFSKGSQGRFHFEVGNSRKSKNCWSWSVVNKFKRGGEEVHRFREC
- the LOC125218757 gene encoding uncharacterized protein LOC125218757 isoform X7, with amino-acid sequence MRLRTVISGEIQSEDQMLPRKASRRAGAANCVNTTKSSIGLHTYLISRFVYFCVNCNDVKNLEKFSKGGDFILKLVIGNQKIAGAGP
- the LOC125218757 gene encoding uncharacterized protein LOC125218757 isoform X8, which encodes MCCALIHFIHAPSNSYQRRDSIGGSNAAAQSFSKSRFVYFCVNCNDVKNLEKFSKGRKSKNCWSWSVVNKFKRGGEEVHRFREC
- the LOC125218757 gene encoding uncharacterized protein LOC125218757 isoform X6, which produces MRLRTVISGEIQSEDQMLPRKASRRAGAANCVNTTKSSIGLHTYLISRFVYFCVNCNDVKNLEKFSKGGDFILKLVIAGNQKIAGAGP
- the LOC125218757 gene encoding uncharacterized protein LOC125218757 isoform X2; this encodes MRLRTVISGEIQSEDQMLPRKASRRAGAANCVNTTKSSIGLHTYLISRFVYFCVNCNDVKNLEKFSKGSQGRFHFEVGNRKSKNCWSWSVVNKFKRGGEEVHRFREC
- the LOC125218757 gene encoding uncharacterized protein LOC125218757 isoform X3 → MRLRTVISGEIQSEDQMLPRKASRRAGAANCVNTTKSSIGLHTYLISRFVYFCVNCNDVKNLEKFSKGRKSKNCWSWSVVNKFKRGGEEVHRFREC
- the LOC125218757 gene encoding uncharacterized protein LOC125218757 isoform X9, whose translation is MCCALIHFIHAPSNSYQRRDSIGGSNAAAQSFSKSRFVYFCVNCNDVKNLEKFSKGKSKNCWSWSVVNKFKRGGEEVHRFREC
- the LOC125218757 gene encoding uncharacterized protein LOC125218757 isoform X5, with product MRLRTVISGEIQSEDQMLPRKASRRAGAANCVNTTKSSIGLHTYLISRFVYFCVNCNDVKNLEKFSKGKSKNCWSWSVVNKFKRGGEEVHRFREC
- the LOC125218757 gene encoding uncharacterized protein LOC125218757 isoform X1, which encodes MRLRTVISGEIQSEDQMLPRKASRRAGAANCVNTTKSSIGLHTYLISRFVYFCVNCNDVKNLEKFSKGSQGRFHFEVGNSRKSKNCWSWSVVNKFKRGGEEVHRFREC
- the LOC125218448 gene encoding UDP-glycosyltransferase 708C1-like, with the translated sequence MSNSAAPHLALFPCAGMGHLIPFLRLAADLHSRGAAATIITVEPTVSSAESDYLSDFFATFPRIKRLEFHLLPHTKSQLINEDPFFIQMERVGNSVHLLPPLLSSLSPPLSAAIVDFPILSRLLHLLSLPVYTLITSSARFFSLMTSLSHLPPPLNSQIEIPNIVPIPVSSIPPPMLDPNHFFSANIIENVAVLQHTKGVMINTFSSLEPEAIEALRAKGVLKHLLPVGPLPPFQRSKTCHELPWLDEQAAESVVYISFGSRTALSKAQMREVAGALEESGCKFFWVVKGSKVDKEDEEEVDEMVGEAFLKRTEGQGRVVRGWVEQERILGHPAIGGFVSHCGWNSVTEAAALGVPVLAWPTHGDQRVNAEVVERAGLGVWEREWGWQAGGGRLIGREEIANKLRALIGDAKLRATAKEVKEKARRAREECLLQGLLLNSISD